The Anaerolineae bacterium genome includes a window with the following:
- a CDS encoding SH3 domain-containing protein: MKRSMATLALLLLLWGCTPTPTPLPTFVPTLPALPSPTFTATPTQTPTPAPSPTFTPFPTPEPVALVKVKSLALRSGPDALYPIVAGLKYQQKVKVMGRDERGFWLKVVTEEGLEGWAAASYLDFPGPIEAIPVAEVPPLPPSPTPTATPIPPFTGKLVFQLSSGGDIYILNLTTMELKRITAGMDPSFSPDGKRIAFARWEGDRKGIWVLDLENFQEWPVFIHPHAKSPDWSPDGDKIVFTRQHGGKPEETRCYMGRCFTIPADPFWKLGVVEPATGRFHELPCDDHSFSPSWSPDGRLIAYDGDTGIVVVSADGTRAYKLTDDPDDTYPVWSPDGTRLAFMHHQHDHWEIYTVNADGTRRTRLTAPGLLEKPYNSVAPAWSPDGKFIVFLTDRNGKWEVYVMKSDGSGQKPLLPEVLGSLEFRYDFVSEHVLDWWGPRASER; this comes from the coding sequence ATGAAACGATCGATGGCAACTTTAGCCCTGCTTTTGCTCCTCTGGGGGTGCACCCCGACCCCCACTCCTCTCCCAACTTTTGTTCCTACTCTTCCTGCCCTTCCTTCTCCTACTTTTACAGCTACTCCCACACAAACCCCGACCCCTGCTCCAAGTCCCACTTTTACCCCCTTCCCAACGCCCGAGCCTGTAGCGCTGGTAAAGGTGAAAAGCCTGGCCCTGCGTTCAGGTCCAGATGCCCTTTATCCCATTGTGGCGGGATTGAAATATCAGCAGAAAGTAAAGGTAATGGGAAGGGACGAAAGGGGGTTCTGGTTAAAAGTGGTTACAGAAGAAGGTCTGGAAGGCTGGGCAGCTGCTTCTTACCTTGATTTCCCAGGCCCTATAGAGGCCATCCCCGTAGCCGAGGTTCCGCCCCTTCCCCCTTCCCCAACTCCTACTGCAACGCCCATTCCTCCCTTCACCGGTAAGCTGGTTTTCCAGCTTTCCAGCGGAGGTGATATCTACATCCTCAACCTGACCACCATGGAGCTTAAAAGGATAACAGCAGGCATGGACCCCTCCTTTTCCCCCGATGGTAAACGCATCGCTTTTGCCCGATGGGAGGGAGACCGCAAGGGGATATGGGTTCTTGACCTGGAAAACTTTCAGGAATGGCCTGTCTTCATTCATCCCCATGCCAAATCCCCCGATTGGTCTCCCGATGGAGATAAAATAGTCTTCACCCGCCAGCACGGCGGTAAGCCTGAAGAGACCCGATGCTATATGGGGCGATGTTTCACCATTCCGGCCGACCCCTTCTGGAAGCTTGGGGTTGTGGAGCCCGCTACGGGCAGATTCCACGAGTTGCCCTGCGATGACCACAGCTTTTCTCCTTCCTGGTCTCCCGATGGTCGGCTCATAGCCTACGATGGCGATACAGGCATTGTTGTGGTCTCAGCTGACGGCACCAGAGCTTATAAGCTTACCGATGACCCTGACGATACTTATCCTGTATGGAGCCCTGATGGCACACGTCTGGCCTTCATGCACCACCAGCACGACCACTGGGAAATTTACACGGTTAATGCCGATGGAACAAGAAGGACCAGACTTACCGCCCCTGGTCTTCTGGAGAAACCATACAATAGCGTGGCTCCTGCTTGGTCCCCGGATGGCAAATTCATCGTGTTTTTAACCGACCGCAATGGGAAATGGGAAGTGTATGTGATGAAGTCCGATGGTTCCGGGCAAAAGCCTTTGTTGCCAGAGGTTTTGGGCTCCCTGGAATTTCGCTACGATTTCGTCAGCGAACATGTGCTGGATTGGTGGGGGCCGCGGGCTTCGGAGCGCTGA